The DNA window AAACCGCGTTTCTTTGCCCAACGCCCATTGCCATCCATGATGACAGCGACATGCGTCGGAATTTTCCCCTTATCCAAAATTCGTTGCTTTAATTGCTCTTCAATAGATATTTTTTTTTCAGACTCATCCATTTTTTAGCTATTTGTCTTTCTAAAAAATCAACTCATTTCTAAAAGTAACATGATATTTGTGCAAACGCATTTGAAAATTTAATCTAAACTCGCTTAAAAGTCAAGCTAAATCTCCAAAACATTCGACAACTTTTTTTTATAAAAAACCCCCTGCGACCAAGAGAAGCAGAGGGTTTTCAGCAAATTTATCAAAAACAAGATCATTTCAGATGCGATAAATTTTTATCGATGAAATCGCTGGCTTTGAGCAGATTGCCCTCTTTCACTTGATCGGAAATATTGAAACACTCAGCGCCTTTTTTCGCCTCACCGGCTTGCACATAGGCAACGCCCAAATTGTACCAACCCGTTGCTTGATCCGGAGACAAAACGACCGCTTTTTCCAGGTAGGGAATCGCCTGCTTGTAATATTCTTTTGCACTGGCGTTGTCGCTTTTAAATTCAGCAGCGTGTTTGGCCAGTTGTTTCTCATCCATGTCGCGATATTTTTTGAGAAAATCTTCCGCGCGCAACAGATACGCGTTTCCAATGTTCACATTCGCCTCGAAATCATCCGGACTACTCTCAATGACAGCTTTGAATTTTGCAATCGCATCCTCGTACTGACCTTTTCGGTAGTACAATCTTCCCATATTGAACAGCAGATCTTTGTTGTTGGGATTTTTCGCCAATGCCTCGTCGTAAGCCTTGAAGGCTTCTTCAGAGTTTCCGAGCAAATCATAAGCCATTGCTTTTTCAGCAATCGCCTGAGCGTTTTCCGGATCAAGGGCTAATATTTTATTACAAGCGTCAATCGCTTCCTGATATCTTTTTTGGTTAAGGTACAAATTTGTCAGAGAAATAAAAGCATTTATATCTTTGGGGTTTA is part of the Calditrichota bacterium genome and encodes:
- a CDS encoding tetratricopeptide repeat protein, with protein sequence MKRLYSILSIALLVVVVSLMLFGCRSKEVESALIYINQQNDWGKAMEQLKMAVQVNPADVEAHVLLAEGYGQSGDYENMVKEIDTAEKLMEGAPNPKFQNKLNFLRDKYWRISFNKGVSNVKRDSLQAAKKDFENCVLIDANRPESYQNLGYVNVQLKNIDAAVENYKTAVKLNPKDINAFISLTNLYLNQKRYQEAIDACNKILALDPENAQAIAEKAMAYDLLGNSEEAFKAYDEALAKNPNNKDLLFNMGRLYYRKGQYEDAIAKFKAVIESSPDDFEANVNIGNAYLLRAEDFLKKYRDMDEKQLAKHAAEFKSDNASAKEYYKQAIPYLEKAVVLSPDQATGWYNLGVAYVQAGEAKKGAECFNISDQVKEGNLLKASDFIDKNLSHLK